Proteins from a single region of Oryza brachyantha chromosome 6, ObraRS2, whole genome shotgun sequence:
- the LOC102707879 gene encoding magnesium protoporphyrin IX methyltransferase, chloroplastic codes for MARAAVSTAPFSPPLPLPCHAHSRVGILRHRRRGVTTAAALPPAADLPPLSLPAAAAAAAALAAAVSLSDPERRRRAQAEAAGGGDKEAVRAYFNSTGFERWRKIYGSATDGVNRVQLDIRDGHAQTVAATLAMLRDSSVPLAGATVCDAGCGTGSLSIPLAAEGASVLASDISAAMVAEAQRQAEAAMAVRPAPAFRMPRFEVRDLESLEGRYDIVVCLDVLIHYPREEAKQMIKHLASLAEKRVLISFAPKTLYFDLLKRVGELFPGPSKATRAYLHSERDIEDALREAGWRVANRGFISTQFYFAKLFEAVPVAAAAASQ; via the coding sequence atggcgcgcgccgccgtctccaccgCGCCGTTctccccgccgctgccgcttcCTTGCCATGCACACTCCCGTGTCGGCATTCTTCGCCACCGGCGCAGGGGTGTCACCACCGCGGCTGCGCTGCCCCCGGCGGCTGACCTGCCCCCGCTCTCCctgccggccgcggcggccgcggccgccgctctGGCTGCGGCGGTGTCCCTCTCCGACCCcgagcgccggcgacgcgcgcaggctgaggcggcggggggcggGGACAAGGAGGCGGTGCGTGCCTACTTCAACTCCACCGGCTTCGAGCGGTGGCGCAAGATCTACGGCTCCGCCACCGACGGCGTGAACCGCGTGCAGCTCGACATCCGGGACGGCCACGCGCAGACGGTGGCCGCCACGCTCGCCATGCTGCGCGACTCCTCCgtcccgctcgccggcgcgacGGTCTGCGACGCCGGGTGCGGCACGGGGTCGCTGTCCATCCcgctggcggcggagggcgcgtCCGTGCTGGCCTCGGACATCTCGGCGGCCATGGTCGCGGAGGCGCAGCggcaggcggaggcggccatggcggtgcggccggcgccggcgttccGGATGCCGCGGTTCGAGGTGCGCGACCTGGAGAGCCTGGAGGGGCGGTACGACATCGTGGTGTGCCTGGACGTGCTGATCCACTACCCGCGGGAGGAGGCGAAGCAGATGATCAAGCACCTCGCGTCGCTCGCCGAGAAGCGGGTGCTGATCAGCTTCGCGCCCAAGACGCTCTACTTCGACCTCCTCAAGCGCGTCGGCGAGCTGTTCCCGGGCCCGTCCAAGGCGACGCGCGCCTACCTGCACTCGGAGCGCGACATCGAGGACGCCCTCCGCGAGGCCGGCTGGCGCGTCGCCAACCGCGGCTTCATCTCCACGCAGTTCTACTTCGCCAAGCTCTTCGAggccgtccccgtcgccgccgccgccgcctcgcagTAG
- the LOC121054652 gene encoding uncharacterized protein LOC121054652 — MYAGERWIFDNMALVLPAFCTSSSSPVSSSTRRSSGELAAAGQSTGIPKVLLLYCLLLRASSIRPVRCCAAFPISRTAAARAPALGEISAMFSTARFFLPVHPRPHATAAGGRKPALTAVAARPRRGGSRRNHSWADGGGSDEEDGADDRIDANFFGDAQDDEPEPEDAAATRQRPSSPAPEPAGQLRGSDVLRALQRAAAAKEAKKRKKAGARPAARRQGSGTKRGGEPATAREARPIEIRREWATRVHELELRVQQLVDKYHHHPQQNTSS; from the coding sequence ATGTACGCAGGTGAACGTTGGATATTTGACAATATGGCCCTCGTATTGCCTGCGTTTTGCACTTCATCTTCCTCCCCCGTCTCCAGCTCTACTCGACGGAGCTCCGGCGAACTCGCCGCCGCAGGCCAGTCGACGGGAATCCCTAAGGTACTACTACTATATTGCTTACTTCTACGTGCTTCCTCTATTCGCCCTGTTCGTTGCTGCGCCGCCTTTCCAATCTctcgcaccgccgccgcgcgcgctccaGCGCTCGGCGAGATATCTGCGATGTTCTCCACCGCACGTTTCTTCCTCCCCGTCCACCCCCGGCCCCACGCCACAGCCGCCGGCGGGCGCAAGCCGGCGCTCACCGCCGTCGCAGCCAGgccacggcgcggcggctccCGCCGCAACCACTCATGGgccgatggcggcggcagcgacgaggAAGACGGTGCCGACGACCGCATCGACGCCAACTTCTTCGGCGACGCACAAGACGATGAGCCGGAGCCCGAGGACGCGGCTGCGACAAGGCAACGGCCCTCCTCGCCTGCGCCGGAGCCCGCGGGGCAGCTGCGCGGGTCGGACGTGCTACGGGCGCTgcagagggcggcggcggcgaaggaggccaagaagaggaagaaagccGGAGCgcgcccggcggcgcggcggcagggcAGCGGCACGAAGcgaggcggcgagccggcgacggcgagggaggcgaggccgaTAGAGATCAGGCGCGAGTGGGCGACGAGGGTCCATGAGCTGGAGCTCCGGGTGCAGCAGCTCGTCGACaagtaccaccaccacccacagCAGAACACCAGCTCCTGA
- the LOC102708162 gene encoding protein CANDIDATE G-PROTEIN COUPLED RECEPTOR 7 produces MAASSLAAALLVGAFALLAAPAAAEIRETVIRSDPRSIIPLDAFGFSHSGVLELNVSGIAFDPPASSELDLSQLGFFLSTLDAWVHVLRQLQDLDVTCALQADLVKLAYSFDRLRPPSNPAGVEVARSSSFSTAFRVSEPGQYTLVFANCLGGGLKVSMDVRSAMYNVDPPTGERSYLSAGATALPTIFGFFGVVYAALAAGWIAILLRKRAAVFRIHYFMLAVLVLKAVNLLAEAEDKSYIERTGTAHGWDVLFYIFSFLKGISLFTLIVLIGTGWSFLKPYLADREKKVLMVVIPLQVVANIAQVVIDESGPYARDWVTWKQIFLLVDVICCCAVLFPIVWSIKNLREAARSDGKAAVNLMKLTLFRQYYVVVICYIYFTRVVVYALITITSYRYQWTSDVAKELATLAFYVFTGYKFRPEVHNPYFAIDDEEEEAAAEALKLDDEFEL; encoded by the coding sequence ATGGCCGCGTCGtcgctcgcggcggcgctcctgGTGGGGGCGTTCGCCCTCCTcgcggccccggcggcggccgagatCCGGGAGACGGTGATCCGCAGCGACCCGCGGAGCATCATCCCGCTCGACGCGTTCGGCTTCTCCCACTCGGGGGTCCTCGAGCTCAACGTCTCCGGCATCGCCTTCGacccgccggcctcctccgagCTCGACCTCTCCCAGCTcggcttcttcctctccacgCTCGACGCCTGGGTGCACGTCCTCCGCCAGCTCCAGGACCTCGACGTCACCTGCGCGCTGCAGGCCGACCTCGTCAAGCTCGCCTACTCCTTCGACCGCCTCAGGCCGCCCTCCAAccccgccggcgtcgaggttgcccgctcctcctccttctccaccGCCTTCCGCGTCTCCGAGCCGGGCCAGTACACGCTCGTCTTCGCCAACTGCCTCGGCGGCGGGCTCAAGGTCTCCATGGACGTCCGCTCCGCGATGTACAACGTTGACCCGCCCACCGGCGAGCGCTCCTACCTCTCCGCGGGGGCCACCGCGCTCCCGACCATCTTCGGCTTCTTCGGCGTCGTCTatgccgcgctcgccgctggCTGGATTGCCATCCTCCTGCGCAAGCGCGCCGCCGTGTTCCGGATCCACTACTTCATGCTCGCCGTGCTCGTGCTCAAGGCGGTCAACCTGCTCGCCGAGGCCGAGGACAAGTCCTACATCGAGCGCACTGGCACGGCGCACGGCTGGGACGTGCTCTTCTACATCTTCAGCTTCCTCAAGGGGATCTCGCTCTTCACGCTCATTGTGCTCATCGGCACCGGTTGGTCATTCCTCAAGCCTTATCTGGCCGACCGAGAGAAGAAGGTCCTTATGGTGGTCATCCCTCTGCAAGTCGTGGCCAACATTGCGCAGGTGGTGATTGATGAATCTGGGCCGTATGCTCGGGACTGGGTCACCTGGAAGCAGATCTTCTTGCTGGTTGATGTGATCTGCTGCTGTGCTGTGCTCTTCCCGATTGTGTGGTCCATCAAGAATCTCCGGGAGGCTGCCCGCTCTGATGGGAAGGCGGCTGTGAATCTCATGAAGCTCACCCTATTCCGCCAGTACTATGTGGTTGTAATTTGCTACATTTACTTCACACGTGTTGTGGTTTATGCACTGATAACCATCACCTCCTACCGGTATCAATGGACAAGTGATGTAGCAAAGGAGCTGGCCACCCTTGCATTCTATGTGTTCACTGGATACAAGTTCCGGCCTGAGGTGCATAACCCATACTTTGCAATcgacgatgaggaggaggaggctgctgCTGAGGCACTCAAGTTGGATGATGAATTTGAGCTATGA